From Penicillium digitatum chromosome 5, complete sequence, one genomic window encodes:
- a CDS encoding putative vacuolar protein sorting protein, which produces MSTEEFESLPPAVRRKFFSNVERLRIRLAQSDHSSPSCSTSSYQTDNRVYQAPRLGSDYHSLGLRNGSRKRGLEKRSSPSTKLRKPGSLQLAYLAAQADSQCFHTLPAKIQQKLFSPEERRRLRNTYRQSLIYDAADEAYCRDSGRDFGNSRSPFVAPPSQTTVAFVQPSTIFYPDSESDEEDPNMDQTFHDSFRWIDEDGDLDLSLDEYHAHVSDAATKKQPRSSFRRSLSFSNHLRKTLEITPASAWGLPRVSQSQPPTPLPNRTPESRPSSNHRFQHAPKSLASSIDPCAQYYQDPDARLKLRVYLASPQKFDEAIEFGFPSLDHNNKESFGPEPITPQPASPKFTLVNSDFGTFFEDDDGTMVGSPGGSVESEPIPSSVLTHRDAFRPFTESSTLLQRPQSWMPGAKGVPQRLPGNREMTLKMTLTRPDLRTNSPTPSASSKGKEDPLRLAELPPADRSQSIWDSDLDDQGMVRKMWRKLRCRV; this is translated from the coding sequence TTCTTCTCGAATGTCGAGCGGTTGCGTATTCGGCTAGCTCAGAGCGATCACAGTTCCCCTTCTTGCTCGACGTCAAGCTACCAGACCGATAATCGGGTCTATCAAGCCCCTCGTCTTGGGTCGGACTATCACTCGCTCGGGTTACGGAACGGATCTAGGAAGCGAGGGCTCGAGAAACGTTCTTCTCCTTCCACGAAATTACGCAAACCCGGCTCTCTTCAATTGGCCTACCTGGCCGCCCAGGCGGACTCTCAATGCTTCCACACTCTCCCCGCTAAGATCCAACAAAAGCTTTTCTCTCCCGAGGAACGTAGACGTCTGAGGAACACATATCGACAAAGTCTTATCTACGACGCGGCCGACGAAGCTTACTGTCGAGATTCCGGCCGAGATTTTGGGAACTCTCGCTCTCCCTTTGTTGCTCCCCCCTCTCAGACAACTGTAGCTTTTGTTCAGCCCTCGACCATCTTCTATCCAGACTCCGAATCAGACGAAGAAGACCCAAACATGGATCAAACCTTCCATGACAGTTTTCGGTGGATCGACGAGGATGGCGATCTCGACTTGTCTCTCGATGAGTACCACGCTCATGTGTCAGATGCTGCCACGAAAAAGCAACCCCGCTCTTCTTTCCGCCGCTCCTTATCTTTTTCCAACCACCTTCGCAAAACATTAGAGATCACACCCGCTTCAGCGTGGGGACTGCCGCGCGTTAGCCAGTCTCAGCCTCCCACACCTCTCCCCAATCGAACCCCCGAATCACGCCCATCATCCAATCACCGATTTCAACATGCTCCCAAATCACTCGCCTCGAGCATCGACCCCTGTGCGCAATACTACCAAGACCCCGATGCTCGTTTGAAATTGCGCGTGTACCTGGCATCGCCACAAAAGTTCGACGAAGCCATCGAATTCGGGTTTCCGTCGCTGGACCATAACAATAAGGAGAGTTTCGGCCCAGAGCCAATTACACCGCAACCCGCCTCCCCAAAATTTACCCTGGTGAACTCGGACTTTGGCACATTCTTTGAGGATGACGATGGTACCATGGTGGGGAGCCCGGGGGGATCGGTAGAAAGTGAACCGATTCCTTCGTCCGTGCTCACACACCGGGACGCGTTCCGACCCTTTACAGAATCGTCAACTCTTTTGCAACGACCCCAATCCTGGATGCCTGGGGCCAAGGGAGTCCCACAACGGCTTCCGGGAAACCGTGAGATGACTCTCAAAATGACACTCACTCGACCTGACCTCCGCACCAACTCCCCCACTccttctgcttcttccaaaggaaaagaagatccCTTGCGATTGGCTGAACTTCCACCCGCGGATCGTAGCCAGTCAATTTGGGACTCCGACTTGGACGACCAAGGTATGGTGAGGAAGATGTGGCGCAAGCTCCGATGCCGAGTTTGA
- a CDS encoding Vacuolar protein sorting/targeting protein 10 produces MIPRWLLLTLSLLLVWMSHPAAAKGNEPNIVTHELIAPPSDLFYFRGTNTILYRDKNSLTAHVSFDGGEKWETVKGKDGTIEGTVDLIWRHPFDVNRAYILGENGKHWITTDQAKSWKPFQVDAMPFASMRSFPLEFNGWDPKKVIFMGLDCTILGCMPQAYYTIDDFENVQPLREMTLQCMWAASRPQFALDMDMPKSTRDRILCVVPGLKGPFENTRTERLIYSDKFFKDDVEGTEAKLDHGKPLSGISLQIRSVSKYIVARLQSRGTQEQALYVSDDSNVWHRAEFGKHRIEEDAYTILESTNYSIQIDVQTTWHDNRMGTLFSSNSNGTYFTQNIEHTNEDLNGLVDFEKVTGIHGITIVNTVKNWEEAEKSDSSKKKLVSSISFDDGRTFQPLKADKDELHLHSMTSYAELREMPMPDHRMFSSPAPGLVMGVGNTGGHLEDYSKGDLYVSDNAGLTWRRALKGPHRYEFGDQGGVIMAVLDSSQTDNVQFSIDHGKEWESIDLKQTIRPLYLISTPDSTSLKFLLVGISSDETKVLMFFIDFDGLHERQCGPDDLEQWTARLNEKGEPDCLMGQKQFFQRRKANADCFIKKEFAISGPEFKPCKCSAEDFECDYNFVRSEDRKECLPAVPLIPPAGKCKEASDKYTGPSGWRLIPGNACIREGGEDLERQIERSCSNITGPPPITDGKPRAEKPQIISAKNTNYFYLERQASNNGVDETIMMLTDKYELHLSRDHGRSWKQIHPDERFKEMVQHPYFSDAAFFLTDSKRVYYTINHGDSFHFFDAPSVPTKEDIRALAFHEKFQDSLIWIGHKDCEGKSCRSQAYVTDKRGASWDPMLIGVAGGGCNFGYHEGRNNSEQLVICEQYKDEEKNNKRQLVTSDDHFSTMDVKFENIARSATKNGFVVVAWYEGDQKEYLNASVSVDGRTYADAHFPFNIKVPQYTVLPSSPHALFLLVMVNGGNERSFGSLVKSNSNGTYFVQSLEGLNVNDRGYTDYDELQGLEGVAIANVVSNREEVLNKGAAKKLRTMITHNDGGQWMLLAPPSQDVDGKKFGCSVTERRGTEECALHFHGYTERRDYRDTLYSGSAIGLMLALGNVGEHLTSAAEADTYLTRDGGITWTQVKKGQYMWEFGAAGSVIVLVSDRKATKFVHYTLDEGMSWHEFQFTEVEMVIDDISTVPSDTSKNFLLWGTDGGKRVTITLDFSGIWSRDCKDDGNDYYNWSPSHPFQEENCLFGHVEEYHRKKPTAECWNAWREPHIHSIGRNCTCTRADFECDYNYEIQTDGSCGLVPGLQPQDHIAQCSQDPEKVEYWEPTGYRRIPQTTCQGGLLLDQDISKPCPNKEKEYKKKHGISGTALFFAIMTPIAVALAVGWYVYTHWDGKFGQIRLGDGGGVSQSWLSRDSVLVAVPVTIIAGVVAVAQSLPLLVKSLARSSSGLFGRRGAQRPYATRGSFAARRGDYSSVVDDEDELLGADEFDEEEELA; encoded by the exons ATGATCCCACGGTGGCTGCTGCTCACACTGAGCCTGCTGCTGGTATGGATGTCACATCCAGCAGCGGCAAAGGGAAACGAGCCGAACATCGTAACCCATGAACTCATCGCTCCGCCTTCAGATTTGTTCTACTTCCGCGGCACCAACACCATCCTCTACCGTGACAAGAACTCCCTCACCGCGCATGTCTCCTTCGATGGCGGCGAGAAATGGGAGACCGTCAAGGGTAAGGATGGAACCATAGAAGGTACCGTCGATTTGATATGGAGACATCCGTTCGACGTCAACCGCGCGTACATCCTCGGCGAGAATGGCAAGCACTGGATTACGACTGACCAGGCCAAGTCGTGGAAACCTTTTCAGGTGGACGCAATGCCGTTCGCGTCAATGCGCTCGTTCCCATTGGAGTTCAATGGCTGGGATCCGAAGAAAGTCATCTTCATGGGTCTGGACTGCACCATCCTTGGCTGCATGCCCCAGGCGTATTACACCATCGACGACTTCGAAAATGTTCAGCCATTGCGCGAGATGACGCTTCAATGTATGTGGGCCGCGAGTCGACCACAGTTCGCGTTGGACATGGACATGCCGAAGTCGACAAGAGACCGCATCCTCTGTGTGGTTCCTGGGTTAAAGGGGCCGTTTGAGAATACCCGTACAGAGCGGCTGATATATTCCGACAAATTTTTCAAAGATGATGTGGAGGGCACCGAAGCGAAATTGGATCATGGAAAACCGCTGAGCGGTATCAGTCTTCAGATCCGCTCTGTCTCCAAGTATATCGTGGCGCGCCTTCAATCGCGCGGTACGCAGGAGCAGGCTTTGTACGTCAGCGATGACTCGAATGTGTGGCACCGTGCGGAGTTTGGCAAGCACCGCATCGAAGAAGATGCCTATACAATCTTAGAAAGCACCAACTACAGTATCCAGATCGACGTGCAAACTACATGGCATGATAACCGGATGGGAACTCTGTTCTCATCCAACTCCAATGGCACATACTTTACACAAAACATCGAACATACGAATGAGGACCTGAATGGCTTGGTTGATTTTGAGAAAGTTACCGGCATCCATGGTATCACGATCGTCAACACGGTCAAGAACTGGGAGGAAGCTGAGAAGTCTGATTCGAGCAAAAAGAAGCTTGTCAGTAGTATCAGTTTTGACGATGGGAGGACCTTCCAACCTCTCAAGGCCGATAAAGACGAGTTACACCTTCATTCGATGACTTCCTACGCTGAGCTACGTGAGATGCCCATGCCAGATCACCGGATGTTTTCAAGCCCGGCTCCTGGCTTGGTCATGGGCGTTGGTAACACTGGGGGTCACCTCGAGGACTACTCCAAGGGCGATCTCTATGTTTCGGATAACGCTGGTCTTACGTGGCGGCGGGCGCTGAAAGGCCCGCACCGGTACGAGTTTGGCGACCAGGGAGGTGTAATCATGGCTGTTTTGGATAGTAGCCAGACGGACAATGTTCAATTCTCTATCGACCACGGGAAGGAGTGGGAGTCGATTGATCTGAAGCAGACGATCAGGCCTCTGTACCTAATCTCGACGCCGGATTCGACCAGCCTCAAGTTCCTGCTCGTTGGTATTTCTAGCGATGAGACCAAAGTCCTCATGTTCTTTATTGACTTCGATGGCCTACACGAACGCCAATGCGGCCCTGACGACCTTGAACAGTGGACTGCCCGTTTAAATGAAAAGGGCGAGCCGGATTGTCTGATGGGTCAGAAACAGTTCTTCCAGCGCCGCAAGGCAAACGCGGATTGCTTCATCAAGAAGGAGTTTGCCATCAGCGGCCCTGAGTTTAAACCTTGCAAATGTTCCGCCGAAGACTTTGAATGCGATTACAACTTTGTTCGCAGCGAGGACCGGAAGGAGTGTCTACCGGCTGTCCCGCTGATACCCCCAGCTGGCAAGTGCAAGGAGGCTAGCGACAAGTACACAGGTCCCTCTGGGTGGCGACTCATCCCCGGCAATGCATGCATCCGTGAAGGCGGCGAAGACCTCGAGCGCCAGATTGAGCGCTCCTGCTCGAATATTACGGGGCCTCCTCCCATCACCGATGGCAAACCTCGTGCAGAAAAGCCACAAATCATTTCTGCTAAGAATACAAACTACTTCTATCTTGAACGACAGGCCAGCAACAACGGCGTTGATGAGACTATCATGATGCTCACGGACAAGTACGAGCTGCATCTCTCGCGCGACCATGGTCGAAGTTGGAAGCAAATCCACCCAGATGAGAGGTTTAAGGAAATGGTTCAGCACCCTTACTTCAGCGATGCGGCTTTCTTCCTCACTGACAGCAAGAGGGTTTACTACACTATCAATCACGGTGATTCTTTCCACTTCTTTGACGCTCCCAGTGTGCCGACCAAGGAGGACATCCGCGCGCTCGCTTTCCACGAGAAGTTCCAGGACTCCCTTATCTGGATTGGTCATAAGGACTGCGAGGGGAAGAGCTGTCGCTCGCAGGCGTACGTCACCGACAAGCGAGGTGCTAGTTGGGACCCAATGCTTATTGGAGTTGCCGGTGGCGGTTGTAACTTCGGATATCACGAGGGCCGCAACAACAGTGAACAACTGGTGATTTGTGAGCAGTATAAAGACGAGGAAAAGAACAACAAGCGGCAGCTGGTTACCAGTGATGATCACTTCTCTACCATGGACGTCAAGTTTGAGAACATCGCCCGTTCCGCTACTAAGAATGGGTTTGTCGTCGTTGCCTGGTATGAAGGAGACCAGAAGGAATACCTGAATGCCAGCGTTAGCGTCGACGGCCGCACTTATGCTGATGCGCACTTCCCTTTCAACATCAAGGTTCCTCAGTATACCGTCCTACCCAGCTCCCCACACGCATTGTTCCTCCTAGTGATGGTGAACGGGGGAAATGAACGCAGCTTCGGCTCGCTGGTAAAGAGTAACAGCAACGGCACCTACTTTGTCCAGAGTCTCGAGGGACTCAACGTAAACGACCGCGGCTACACGGACTACGATGAATTGCAAGGCCTCGAAGGCGTGGCTATTGCCAACGTGGTTTCGAATCGAGAAGAGGTCCTAAACAAGGGCGCAGCCAAGAAGCTACGGACTATGATTACCCACAACGACGGTGGTCAGTGGATGCTTCTGGCTCCCCCGAGTCAAGATGTCGATGGCAAGAAGTTCGGCTGCTCTGTTACGGAGAGGAGGGGCACTGAGGAATGCGCTCTCCATTTCCATGGGTACACCGAACGCCGCGATTACCGCGACACCCTCTATTCGGGCTCCGCCATCGGCCTGATGCTTGCACTCGGCAACGTCGGTGAGCATCTCACCAGCGCAGCCGAAGCCGACACATACCTCACTAGGGACGGCGGCATCACCTGGACGCAAGTCAAGAAGGGACAGTACATGTGGGAATTTGGCGCCGCAGGCTCGGTGATTGTGCTCGTCAGCGACCGGAAAGCAACTAAATTCGTACACTACACACTCGACGAGGGCATGAGTTGGCACGAGTTCCAGTTCACGGAAGTGGAAATGGTCATCGATGATATTTCTACCGTTCCATCAGACACATCCAAGAACTTCCTGCTCTGGGGCACGGACGGCGGCAAGCGCGTCACCATCACACTTGACTTCAGCGGGATCTGGAGCCGCGACTGTAAAGACGATGGGAACGACTATTATAACTGGTCCCCTAGTCATCCCTTCCAGGAAGAGAATTGTCTTTTTGGCCATGTCGAGGAGTACCACCGCAAGAAACCCACCGCTGAGTGTTGGAATGCCTGGCGTGAGCCACACATCCACAGCATCGGCCGGAACTGCACTTGCACCCGAGCTGATTTCGAATG TGACTACAACTATGAAATCCAAACCGATGGCAGCTGCGGTCTAGTCCCAGGTCTCCAACCCCAAGACCACATCGCACAATGTAGCCAAGATCCCGAAAAGGTCGAGTACTGGGAACCCACCGGCTACCGCCGAATCCCGCAAACAACCTGTCAAGGCGGCCTGCTGCTAGACCAAGACATTTCAAAACCATGCCCaaacaaagagaaagaaTACAAAAAGAAGCACGGCATCAGCGGAACAGCTCTGTTCTTCGCGATCATGACACCCATCGCCGTCGCCCTCGCCGTCGGCTGGTACGTGTACACGCACTGGGACGGGAAATTCGGACAGATCCGGCTGGGCGATGGCGGCGGAGTGTCACAAAGTTGGCTATCCAGGGACTCGGTACTGGTCGCGGTGCCTGTGACGATTATTGCAGGCGTTGTTGCGGTTGCGCAGTCTCTACCTTTACTTGTTAAGAGTTTGGCGCGGAGTTCGTCTGGGTTGTTTGGGAGACGGGGCGCGCAGAGACCTTACGCTACGCGTGGCTCTTTTGCGGCGAGGAGGGGGGATTATTCATCcgttgttgatgatgaggatgagttGCTTGGGGCTGATGAGtttgatgaggaggaggagctgGCTTAG
- a CDS encoding APOBEC/CMP deaminase, zinc-binding has product MATLTAQELTALSAKAIDAKATAYCPYSKFRVGACILTTSGELISGANVENAAYPVGTCAERVAIGTAVVAGHKNFKALAVATDIKPAASPCGMCRQFIREFTSPSFPVYMYDGEGKYKVMTMEELLPDSFGPEHLK; this is encoded by the exons CTCACAGCTCAGGAGCTGACCGCTCTCTCCGCCAAGGCAATTGACGCTAAGGCGACTGCTTACT GCCCATATTCTAAATTCCGCGTTGGAGCATGCATCCTCACGACCTCAGGCGAGCTCATCTCCGGCGCTAACGTCGAAAATGCCGCCTATCCAGTCGGAACCTGCGCTGAACGCGTCGCTATTGGCACTGCCGTT GTTGCCGGACACAAAAATTTCAAGGCTCTAGCTGTTGCGACGGATATCAAGCCTGCTGCATCACCTTGTGGGATGTGTAGACAATT TATTCGCGAGTTCACCTCGCCTTCCTTCCCGGTGTACATGTACGACGGCGAGGGAAAGTACAAAGTTATGACTATGGAGGAg TTGCTGCCTGATTCTTTCGGACCTGAACATCTAAAATAG